The following proteins are encoded in a genomic region of Maribacter hydrothermalis:
- a CDS encoding HEAT repeat domain-containing protein, which produces MTSFKKFLLGILPICILNFSCELKKPIEVPLTIQQDSTELLEMAKLARESISANVAEGLKLSLWASDSLAPDPIAMDIDNEGNIYITRSNRNKNSEFDIRGHRDWMTESIALESVEDRRAFLHKTFAPELSKENEWFPDLNNDSIHDWHDLTVEQDEVWMLQDTDKDGIADVSIQIMNDFNDEINDQAGALLVRDEDVFVGIGPGMYRLTDTNGDKILDKKTSIATGFAVHIGFSGHGMSGAIEGPDGKIYWGIGDIGANITTVDGENHKYPNEGIIVRSNPDGTDFEVFAHGLRNTHEFVFDAYGNIITSDNDGDHSGESERLVHIVEGSDAGWRANWQYGKYTDPKNNGYNVWMDEKLFVPSWEGQAAYIMPPIQNFHNGPTGMRYNPGTALGKKWLDKFFLVEFVGDPSRSHIWSFDLKPKGASFELNTDESILSGVLPTGIDFGPDGALYLADWVNGWGSKNYGRVWKLDVTEETNDLAQERLETQRLMTHNYKDDDTENLIKLLSYGDMRIRQKAQFELAKRTFWGYRALEKALTQEENQLARIHAIWGIGQIAAKDPGDAKPLLNLLSDTDPEIIAQSAKVLGDVKYKKAADSLINLTTHENDRVKFFAAQALGRLKSEKAIEPLLDMIVANNDEDLYLRHAAVLALSRIGKAEPILALADNENRSLRIAAVLILRKLQDPNIAVFLNDKDEFIVTETARAINDDLSIEGALPALASILNNESYSSEPLLRRAINAALRVGGEKELDMLIHFAKRSSVANNLRGEALAALGTWNNPSVLDRVDGRYRGEILRENTQLQDKITKDIPALLRDRRPEIIIGVSKMIGSIGISTYNDMLYDIFRRSNSSEVRATILTTLGQLDFNRMETAMTIGMKDSDQDVRTAAVGLLGQLNLPKEKLPAIVEPIFNKGSINEQQRMLNVLGELPVENSNTILNSLVYKASKNQLDQGILLDLIESVNATENPKLIVKLDFLKKIGYSADSFEETLHGGSWYAGRSVFNNNPTAQCVRCHAVAGAGGVVGPALDNIGNILNRKQLLEALIEPSKRLAPGYGVVTLTLKDGQKVQGTLIERRYNEILLKTSEAEPLEIPLARVAKQENSMSAMPAMGRMITRRELRDLIEYLASLKK; this is translated from the coding sequence ATGACATCATTTAAAAAGTTTCTTTTAGGTATACTTCCTATCTGCATTTTGAACTTTTCTTGCGAACTAAAAAAACCTATTGAAGTACCTTTAACTATTCAACAAGACAGTACAGAACTTCTTGAAATGGCTAAATTGGCACGAGAAAGTATTTCTGCAAATGTAGCAGAAGGTTTAAAATTAAGTCTTTGGGCTTCTGACTCTCTTGCTCCCGACCCCATTGCAATGGATATTGACAATGAAGGTAATATATACATTACGCGTTCTAATAGAAATAAAAATTCCGAATTTGACATACGTGGTCACAGAGATTGGATGACAGAATCCATTGCCTTAGAATCTGTTGAAGATAGAAGGGCTTTTCTACATAAAACTTTTGCTCCCGAACTTAGTAAAGAAAATGAGTGGTTTCCTGATTTAAATAACGACAGTATACACGACTGGCATGATCTTACCGTAGAACAAGATGAAGTTTGGATGTTACAGGATACTGACAAGGACGGTATTGCAGATGTTTCTATCCAAATAATGAACGATTTTAACGATGAAATCAATGATCAAGCAGGGGCTCTTTTAGTAAGAGATGAGGATGTTTTTGTTGGTATAGGTCCTGGTATGTATCGTCTTACAGATACTAATGGAGATAAAATATTAGATAAAAAAACTAGTATAGCAACGGGTTTTGCTGTCCACATAGGTTTTAGCGGTCATGGGATGTCTGGTGCAATAGAAGGGCCCGATGGTAAAATATATTGGGGAATTGGAGATATTGGAGCTAATATTACCACTGTTGATGGGGAAAACCATAAATACCCAAATGAAGGCATTATCGTAAGAAGTAATCCAGACGGAACTGATTTTGAAGTATTTGCACACGGATTAAGAAATACACACGAATTTGTTTTTGATGCCTACGGTAATATAATTACTTCTGATAACGATGGTGACCACAGCGGTGAAAGCGAAAGATTAGTACACATTGTGGAAGGTTCCGATGCTGGGTGGCGTGCCAACTGGCAATATGGTAAATATACCGACCCTAAGAATAATGGTTATAATGTTTGGATGGATGAAAAGCTTTTTGTTCCTAGTTGGGAAGGACAAGCTGCCTACATTATGCCTCCAATCCAAAACTTCCATAATGGGCCTACAGGAATGAGATATAATCCTGGTACCGCCTTAGGTAAAAAATGGCTTGATAAATTCTTTTTAGTAGAATTTGTTGGAGACCCTAGTCGTTCGCATATTTGGTCATTTGATTTAAAACCTAAAGGTGCCTCATTTGAATTAAATACCGATGAATCTATTTTATCTGGCGTACTACCTACCGGTATTGATTTTGGACCAGATGGCGCTTTATACTTGGCAGATTGGGTAAATGGTTGGGGAAGCAAAAATTACGGAAGGGTTTGGAAACTAGATGTTACAGAAGAAACCAATGACCTTGCACAAGAGCGTTTGGAAACGCAACGCTTAATGACTCATAACTACAAAGATGACGATACCGAAAATTTAATAAAGTTATTAAGTTACGGTGATATGAGAATTCGCCAAAAAGCACAATTTGAACTTGCTAAAAGAACTTTTTGGGGTTATCGTGCTTTAGAAAAAGCCCTTACCCAAGAAGAAAATCAGTTGGCACGTATACATGCTATTTGGGGTATTGGACAAATAGCGGCTAAAGATCCGGGAGATGCTAAACCATTATTAAATTTATTAAGTGATACAGACCCAGAAATAATTGCACAGAGTGCAAAAGTTTTAGGTGATGTTAAATATAAAAAAGCAGCAGATAGTCTAATTAATTTAACAACACATGAGAATGACAGAGTTAAGTTTTTTGCTGCCCAGGCCCTAGGTAGATTAAAATCTGAAAAAGCAATCGAACCATTATTAGACATGATAGTAGCCAATAATGATGAAGACCTTTACCTAAGACATGCTGCAGTACTAGCGCTATCACGAATTGGTAAGGCCGAACCTATTTTAGCATTAGCAGATAATGAAAATAGAAGCTTACGTATTGCTGCAGTTCTTATTTTACGAAAACTACAAGACCCAAATATAGCTGTCTTTTTAAATGATAAAGACGAATTTATAGTAACAGAAACTGCAAGAGCTATTAACGATGACCTTTCTATTGAAGGAGCGTTACCAGCTTTAGCTTCCATATTAAACAATGAATCTTACTCTTCTGAGCCATTGTTAAGACGTGCAATTAATGCCGCTTTGCGTGTTGGAGGAGAAAAAGAATTAGATATGCTTATTCATTTTGCAAAAAGGTCTAGCGTTGCCAATAATTTACGAGGAGAGGCTTTAGCGGCATTAGGTACGTGGAACAACCCTTCTGTGTTAGACCGTGTTGATGGTAGATATAGAGGTGAGATACTTCGAGAGAACACACAACTACAAGATAAAATAACAAAAGATATTCCTGCATTATTAAGAGACCGCCGACCAGAGATTATTATCGGTGTTTCTAAAATGATTGGCTCTATCGGTATTAGTACATATAATGATATGCTGTACGATATATTTAGAAGAAGTAACTCTTCTGAGGTTAGAGCTACTATTTTAACCACATTAGGGCAGTTAGACTTTAACAGAATGGAAACTGCGATGACCATTGGCATGAAAGACTCAGATCAGGACGTTAGAACCGCTGCCGTTGGGCTTTTAGGCCAATTGAATCTTCCTAAAGAAAAACTACCGGCTATTGTAGAGCCCATTTTTAATAAAGGTTCAATTAACGAACAACAACGTATGTTGAATGTTTTAGGTGAATTACCTGTGGAAAACAGTAATACAATTTTAAATAGCCTTGTTTACAAAGCAAGTAAAAACCAACTAGATCAAGGTATACTTTTAGACCTTATTGAGTCGGTTAATGCTACTGAAAATCCTAAACTGATTGTTAAGTTAGACTTTCTTAAAAAAATAGGGTATTCCGCAGATTCTTTTGAAGAGACCCTGCATGGTGGTAGTTGGTATGCCGGCAGAAGTGTTTTTAACAACAACCCTACTGCACAATGTGTTCGTTGCCATGCCGTAGCTGGTGCAGGTGGCGTTGTAGGTCCCGCATTAGATAATATTGGAAATATTTTAAATAGAAAGCAGTTACTAGAAGCTTTAATAGAACCAAGCAAACGTTTGGCTCCGGGTTATGGTGTAGTTACGCTAACCTTAAAAGACGGACAAAAAGTACAAGGCACCTTAATTGAAAGACGCTACAATGAAATTTTATTAAAAACATCTGAGGCGGAACCATTAGAAATTCCATTGGCCAGGGTGGCTAAACAAGAAAATTCAATGTCTGCCATGCCTGCAATGGGCCGTATGATTACAAGAAGAGAATTACGAGATTTAATAGAGTATTTAGCGAGTTTGAAAAAGTAG
- a CDS encoding NAD(P)H-dependent flavin oxidoreductase — protein sequence MQNRITELFKIEFPIVQGGMIWTSGWRLASAVSNAGGLGVIGAGSMYPDVLREHIQKCKKATSKPFGVNVPMLYPDIDKLMDIIVEEGVKIVFTSAGNPKTWTSFLKENRITVVHVVSSLKFALKAQDAGVDAIVAEGFEAGGHNGRDETTTLVLIPAVREQVHIPLIAAGGIATGMAMLAAMVLGADGVQVGSRFVASKEASNHMNFKEVVVNAKEGDTHLTLKELAPVRLVKNKFYYEVQKAYTKGASTEELKTLLGRGRAKKGMFLGDLEDGELEIGQVSALIHNIKPAGEIISEIMSEFTKRKEEVTKW from the coding sequence ATGCAAAATAGAATTACCGAACTTTTTAAGATAGAATTTCCTATAGTTCAAGGCGGAATGATTTGGACCAGCGGGTGGCGGCTAGCCAGTGCTGTATCTAATGCAGGAGGTTTAGGCGTAATAGGTGCAGGGAGTATGTATCCAGATGTTTTGCGAGAGCATATTCAAAAATGCAAGAAAGCGACCTCCAAACCTTTTGGAGTCAATGTTCCTATGTTATATCCTGATATTGATAAGTTAATGGATATTATAGTAGAGGAGGGTGTGAAAATTGTTTTTACATCTGCAGGAAATCCTAAAACTTGGACATCCTTTTTAAAGGAAAATAGAATTACTGTTGTACATGTAGTCAGTAGCTTAAAATTTGCGTTGAAAGCACAGGATGCCGGAGTAGATGCTATTGTAGCAGAAGGCTTTGAAGCAGGCGGGCATAACGGTCGTGATGAAACAACAACGTTGGTGTTGATTCCCGCAGTTAGGGAACAAGTACATATACCTTTAATAGCAGCCGGTGGAATAGCAACAGGCATGGCCATGTTGGCAGCCATGGTTTTAGGTGCGGACGGGGTACAAGTTGGTAGCCGTTTTGTGGCAAGTAAAGAAGCTTCAAATCACATGAACTTTAAAGAGGTTGTCGTTAACGCTAAAGAAGGGGATACCCATTTGACATTAAAAGAATTAGCACCTGTTCGCTTAGTTAAAAACAAGTTCTATTACGAAGTACAAAAAGCATATACTAAAGGAGCATCTACCGAAGAATTAAAGACTCTTTTAGGAAGAGGTCGTGCTAAGAAGGGCATGTTCCTTGGTGATTTAGAAGATGGCGAGTTAGAAATAGGACAAGTTTCTGCTTTGATACATAATATAAAACCGGCAGGAGAAATTATTTCGGAAATAATGAGTGAGTTTACTAAAAGAAAAGAAGAAGTAACCAAATGGTAG
- the mnmA gene encoding tRNA 2-thiouridine(34) synthase MnmA gives MKKVVIGLSGGVDSSVAAYLLKEQGYDVIGLFMKNWHDDSVTISEECPWLEDSNDALIVAEKLGIPFQTVDLSVEYKERIVDYMFKEYEMGRTPNPDVLCNREIKFDVFMKIAMQLGADYVATGHYCRKGTLNNTDGTETYQLLAGIDGNKDQSYFLCQLSQEQLSKTLFPIGELTKPQVREIAKKMNLITADKKDSQGLCFIGKVRLPEFLQQQLKPKTGKIVEVPAGFNAYDRNTPNFNDKNAELEFFAEKPVYHLSDGKVVGEHQGAHYFTKGQRKGLHVGGTKEPLFVIDTDVKENIIYTGQGKAHPGLYRRTLFVKDKEIHWVRTDLALRIDENLEVKARIRYRQELQEAIIYKVEGGMYVDFKEMQSAITEGQFVAWYLEDDLIGSGVIS, from the coding sequence ATGAAAAAAGTAGTAATAGGACTTTCTGGAGGAGTAGATTCAAGCGTGGCGGCATACCTGTTAAAAGAGCAAGGTTATGACGTAATTGGTTTGTTTATGAAGAATTGGCACGATGATTCGGTGACGATATCGGAAGAATGTCCGTGGTTAGAAGATAGTAACGATGCTCTAATAGTTGCTGAGAAATTAGGTATCCCGTTTCAAACGGTGGATTTAAGTGTGGAATATAAGGAACGTATTGTTGATTATATGTTCAAGGAATACGAGATGGGGCGAACCCCAAATCCTGATGTGCTTTGTAATAGAGAGATAAAGTTTGATGTCTTTATGAAAATAGCCATGCAGCTCGGTGCCGACTATGTTGCAACAGGTCACTATTGCAGAAAGGGAACTTTAAATAACACAGATGGTACGGAAACATATCAATTATTGGCCGGTATAGATGGTAATAAGGATCAATCGTATTTCTTATGTCAATTATCGCAAGAACAATTATCGAAGACATTATTTCCAATAGGGGAGTTGACCAAACCACAAGTGAGGGAAATTGCAAAAAAAATGAATTTGATTACTGCAGATAAAAAGGACTCCCAAGGTCTATGTTTTATTGGTAAGGTTAGACTACCTGAATTTTTACAGCAACAGTTAAAACCTAAAACAGGTAAAATTGTTGAGGTGCCTGCCGGATTCAATGCATATGACCGAAATACGCCTAATTTTAATGATAAAAACGCTGAATTAGAATTTTTTGCTGAGAAGCCAGTTTATCATTTATCTGATGGAAAAGTGGTTGGAGAGCACCAAGGTGCGCATTATTTTACCAAAGGGCAACGTAAAGGACTGCATGTTGGTGGAACAAAAGAACCGTTATTTGTAATAGATACGGATGTTAAAGAAAATATCATATATACGGGTCAAGGTAAAGCGCACCCTGGCTTGTACAGAAGAACTTTATTTGTAAAGGACAAAGAAATACATTGGGTTCGGACAGATTTAGCATTGCGTATTGATGAGAATTTAGAAGTAAAAGCACGTATAAGATACCGTCAAGAATTACAAGAAGCCATTATTTATAAAGTTGAAGGGGGTATGTATGTCGATTTCAAAGAAATGCAATCTGCAATTACCGAAGGTCAGTTTGTAGCGTGGTATTTAGAAGATGATTTAATAGGTTCTGGAGTTATTTCTTAA
- a CDS encoding fasciclin domain-containing protein, producing MKNLSKILKSTVMVMLLVFATSCSDDDNDNPVIIVEEDNIVETAQKTNSLSSLVSALAKADESANNDLITALSGEGPFTVLAPTNDAFANLLARLDGFDSLEDFNNEQLQDLLATILKYHVVSGAAVSSGDLIEGQTITTLQGETLTVSIVNGVTFTDAANEVATVTTANVETQNGIVHLIDKVLIPQEALDALSGVLLTSITDLAISVPSLSILVEALVAADGELPTVLAGEGPFTVFAPTNDAFAAFLEANNFAALGDIPTNVLTQVLLNHVVAGTNLSTDLNTGYVSSLSTSGPDGANLSMFINTENGVVINGTSTVTAADNKATNGVVHIVDAVIGLPNIVDHAVANPNLTSLVGALTADGNTTFTTLLSDSETDFTVFAPLNSAFDSFTNPSDNALNTILANHVISGAAANAASLSNTYFNTAATNIDGDNISIYVNVDDGVTLNGTSTVAAADIVATNGIIHAVDTVIDLPSVVTFATADPNFSSLVGALTAEGQPDFVSILSTPTGTDPAPFTVFAPTNGAFANLVAVPSGDVLTAVLNHHVIAGANIVSGDLSNGLVSPATLEGDTLTFTIDGDGNVTITDGSGNAEIGIIAVNVQANNGVIHAIDTVMIPNTTN from the coding sequence ATGAAAAATCTAAGTAAAATTTTAAAATCGACAGTAATGGTAATGCTGTTAGTTTTTGCTACTTCTTGCAGCGATGATGACAATGATAATCCAGTAATTATCGTTGAAGAAGATAACATAGTAGAGACTGCACAAAAGACAAATTCATTAAGCTCTTTAGTATCAGCACTAGCAAAAGCCGATGAAAGCGCTAATAATGACTTAATAACGGCTTTAAGTGGCGAAGGTCCGTTTACGGTTTTGGCGCCGACCAATGATGCATTTGCAAACCTTTTAGCTCGATTAGATGGTTTTGACTCATTAGAAGATTTTAACAATGAACAATTACAAGATCTTTTGGCAACAATTTTAAAATATCATGTAGTATCGGGAGCTGCAGTAAGTTCTGGGGATTTAATAGAAGGGCAAACTATTACTACACTACAAGGAGAAACACTAACTGTTAGCATTGTTAACGGAGTTACATTTACAGATGCCGCAAACGAAGTAGCTACAGTAACGACAGCCAACGTAGAAACACAAAATGGTATCGTTCATTTAATCGATAAAGTTTTAATTCCTCAAGAAGCCTTAGATGCATTAAGTGGTGTCTTATTGACTTCTATTACCGATTTAGCTATATCAGTACCAAGTCTAAGTATATTAGTTGAGGCATTAGTTGCCGCTGATGGCGAATTACCGACAGTTTTGGCAGGTGAAGGTCCTTTTACCGTATTTGCCCCGACAAATGATGCCTTCGCTGCATTTTTGGAAGCAAACAATTTTGCAGCTCTTGGTGATATCCCAACAAATGTGCTTACGCAGGTTTTATTAAACCACGTTGTAGCGGGCACCAATTTATCAACTGATTTGAATACTGGATATGTTTCATCTCTTTCAACTTCAGGCCCTGACGGTGCAAATCTTAGTATGTTTATAAATACAGAAAATGGCGTTGTCATTAATGGAACTTCTACGGTTACCGCTGCGGACAATAAAGCGACAAACGGTGTAGTTCATATTGTAGACGCTGTAATAGGCTTACCTAATATAGTTGATCATGCAGTAGCCAATCCTAATTTGACATCTTTGGTAGGTGCGCTTACCGCAGACGGCAATACTACTTTTACAACATTATTATCAGATTCGGAAACTGACTTTACTGTTTTTGCTCCTTTAAATTCTGCTTTTGACAGTTTTACAAACCCTTCCGACAATGCCTTAAATACTATTTTGGCAAACCACGTAATTTCTGGTGCAGCAGCTAACGCAGCAAGTCTTTCTAATACGTACTTTAATACTGCCGCTACCAATATAGATGGTGATAATATAAGTATTTATGTGAATGTTGATGATGGCGTTACATTAAACGGAACAAGTACTGTTGCTGCAGCTGATATCGTCGCCACAAACGGAATAATTCATGCCGTTGATACGGTTATAGATTTACCAAGTGTAGTTACATTCGCAACAGCCGACCCCAACTTTAGTTCACTTGTAGGTGCTTTGACTGCCGAAGGTCAACCCGACTTTGTTAGTATTTTAAGTACCCCAACCGGTACCGACCCTGCACCTTTTACTGTATTCGCACCTACTAATGGAGCATTTGCAAACTTAGTAGCGGTACCAAGCGGAGATGTGTTAACTGCCGTTTTAAATCATCATGTTATTGCCGGCGCCAATATTGTTTCTGGCGATTTAAGCAATGGATTGGTATCTCCTGCTACTTTAGAAGGGGACACCTTAACTTTTACTATCGATGGTGATGGCAATGTTACTATCACTGACGGTTCGGGTAATGCAGAAATAGGCATTATTGCTGTTAATGTTCAGGCAAACAACGGTGTTATACATGCTATCGACACCGTAATGATACCAAACACAACAAACTAG
- a CDS encoding fasciclin domain-containing protein yields the protein MKKILQLKNLFFILTVSLFIWSCDKENSDDATMTEMMTIVETAQGQDALSSLVSALSTADNSEGTDLIGTLSSDGPFTVFAPTNDAFTELLTQLDGFDTLADFDTDEERAILTTILTYHVVAGVAAKSTDLTNGIIVETVQGEDLVINLDGGVFINDATEMNAEVLIADVAASNGVVHVINKVLLPQAIIDALNEGEMTNENGTLVDVVIATEPLSLLEAAVIKADLVATLSSDGPFTVFAPTDDAFVALLDILGDDYNNLEDFDTEAEIALLKNILLFHVITPKVTSSDLAAGNIQTAFEGNNIEVIASGDSFVIGDASDINANITSVDILASNGVAHTIDKVLLPQAAIDFVLGLQLKTIVDTAVATDDLSLLVDALVQADAGLVATLNSDGPFTVFAPTNAAFVALLQTLGDNFNSLADFDTDEEKALLTKVLTYHVVAGTAAFSTDLSNGQTIETVQGENITVALTDSGVQIIDATSTNANVALADVAASNGVVHVIDKVLLPQEVLDMLAAMSLKTIVDTAIATDDLSLLVDALIQANAGLVETLSSDGPFTVFAPTNAAFIDLLNTLGDDFNSLADFDTDEEKELLVTILTYHVVAGTAAFSTDLSDGQIIDTFEGENVRVTIKDGTVHISDATDVNASVVLADVAASNGVVHVINKVLLPQAALDALTPAMPNIVETAQSVDDLSLLVDALIQADAGLVTTLSSEGPFTVFAPTNAAFVAFLNDLGDNYNSLADFDTDVEKALLAKLLTYHVVSGAAVASTDLTDHQEISTVQGESLFAILGHGVQIRDKSHVDANVTTADVLTGNGIVHIIDKVLLPQEIIDALH from the coding sequence ATGAAAAAAATTCTACAACTAAAAAATCTTTTTTTTATTCTCACGGTCTCATTATTCATTTGGTCTTGTGATAAAGAAAATTCTGATGATGCAACAATGACTGAGATGATGACCATTGTTGAAACCGCTCAAGGTCAAGATGCTTTATCATCTTTAGTATCTGCATTAAGTACAGCTGATAATTCGGAAGGCACCGATTTAATTGGCACCTTAAGCTCAGATGGTCCATTTACCGTTTTTGCACCAACTAACGATGCCTTTACCGAACTACTGACTCAATTAGACGGTTTTGATACCTTGGCCGATTTTGATACTGATGAAGAAAGAGCAATTTTAACAACAATTTTAACTTACCATGTTGTTGCTGGTGTTGCCGCAAAATCTACAGATCTGACAAATGGAATAATCGTTGAAACAGTTCAAGGAGAAGATTTAGTGATTAATTTAGACGGTGGTGTTTTTATAAACGATGCTACAGAAATGAATGCTGAAGTACTAATTGCCGATGTAGCCGCAAGTAATGGTGTTGTTCATGTGATTAACAAGGTATTATTGCCACAGGCAATTATCGACGCTTTAAATGAAGGCGAAATGACCAACGAAAATGGAACTTTAGTAGATGTAGTTATAGCTACTGAACCACTTTCACTTTTAGAAGCTGCGGTAATAAAAGCCGATTTGGTCGCAACCCTTAGCTCAGACGGACCATTTACCGTTTTTGCACCAACCGATGATGCCTTTGTAGCATTATTGGATATTCTTGGTGATGATTATAACAATTTAGAAGACTTTGATACCGAGGCAGAAATTGCATTATTAAAAAATATTCTTTTATTCCATGTAATTACCCCAAAAGTTACCTCATCAGATTTAGCAGCAGGTAATATACAAACTGCATTTGAAGGGAATAATATAGAGGTAATAGCATCAGGCGATTCTTTTGTCATTGGTGATGCTTCCGATATAAACGCCAATATTACCAGTGTTGATATTTTAGCGTCTAATGGAGTTGCCCATACTATTGACAAGGTTTTGTTACCACAAGCAGCTATTGACTTCGTTTTAGGTTTACAATTAAAAACTATTGTTGATACTGCTGTCGCTACCGACGACCTAAGCTTATTGGTCGATGCCTTAGTTCAAGCCGATGCTGGTTTGGTAGCTACTTTAAATAGTGATGGTCCTTTCACCGTTTTTGCACCTACCAATGCTGCTTTTGTTGCCTTATTACAAACATTAGGAGATAATTTTAATAGTCTTGCCGATTTTGACACAGATGAAGAAAAGGCGCTTTTAACTAAAGTGTTGACGTATCATGTAGTTGCCGGAACGGCTGCTTTTTCTACAGATTTAAGTAATGGTCAAACTATTGAAACTGTACAAGGTGAAAATATAACTGTTGCTTTAACAGATAGTGGAGTACAAATAATCGATGCTACCAGCACAAACGCAAACGTAGCATTAGCAGATGTTGCCGCTAGCAACGGAGTTGTACATGTAATCGATAAAGTTCTTCTACCTCAAGAAGTTTTAGATATGTTAGCCGCTATGAGCTTAAAAACAATTGTAGATACTGCAATTGCTACAGACGACTTAAGCTTATTGGTAGATGCTTTAATTCAAGCTAATGCAGGTTTAGTTGAAACTTTAAGTAGTGATGGTCCTTTCACCGTTTTTGCACCTACCAATGCTGCTTTTATTGATTTATTAAACACATTAGGTGATGATTTCAATAGTCTTGCCGATTTTGATACTGACGAAGAAAAAGAATTACTTGTTACGATTTTAACCTACCACGTGGTAGCTGGTACGGCCGCTTTTTCAACTGACTTAAGTGATGGTCAAATTATTGACACCTTTGAAGGTGAAAATGTCCGTGTAACAATTAAAGACGGAACCGTTCACATTAGTGATGCTACAGATGTTAATGCCTCTGTTGTGTTAGCTGATGTAGCAGCAAGCAACGGTGTTGTTCATGTAATCAATAAAGTATTACTACCTCAAGCTGCTTTAGATGCACTGACGCCAGCGATGCCGAATATAGTAGAGACTGCTCAAAGTGTTGATGATTTAAGTTTATTGGTTGACGCTCTTATTCAAGCAGATGCTGGTTTGGTTACTACCCTCAGCAGCGAAGGACCCTTTACAGTTTTTGCACCTACCAATGCTGCTTTTGTAGCGTTTTTAAATGATTTAGGCGACAACTACAATAGTCTTGCAGATTTTGATACGGATGTAGAAAAAGCCTTATTGGCAAAATTACTAACATACCATGTCGTTTCTGGGGCAGCTGTAGCTTCTACAGATTTAACTGATCACCAAGAAATTAGTACGGTACAAGGCGAATCTTTATTTGCTATTTTGGGTCATGGTGTACAAATTAGAGATAAGTCTCATGTTGATGCAAACGTAACCACAGCAGATGTATTGACCGGTAATGGTATAGTACACATTATTGATAAAGTCTTACTTCCACAAGAAATAATTGACGCACTGCATTAA